The genomic region TATGGGTGGTGACTTACCAACTGTACGTACCTTTATAAACGATTTTTTAAAGACTAAACTAGATAATTATTTACATAAACATCCTGACGTCGCTGAGGCGATGCAACGCAAGATTATACAAGCAGAGCGAGAGCGTAAAGATCTTTCAGGAATTAGAAAATTGGCACGTGATCGTGCTAAAAAAGCTAGTCTACACAATAAAAAGTTACGAGATTGCCGTGTTCATTTAACTGACAGTAAAAAAGAAAATAATCTAGAAAGCACCTTATTTATTACCGAAGGTGATTCGGCTAGTGGATCTATTACAAAATCTCGTAACGTTAATACACAAGCGGTTTTTTCGCTACGTGGTAAACCGTTGAATTCTTATAACATGTCTAAAAAGATCGTGTATGAGAATGAGGAATTTAATTTGTTGCAAGCAGCTCTCAATATTGAAGACAGTATGGAAGATTTGCGATATAATAAGATAGTTATCGCAACTGATGCAGATGTGGACGGTATGCACATTAGATTATTGCTTATCACCTTCTTTTTACAGTTTTTTCCAGAATTGATAAAAAAAGGACATATTTATATCTTACAAACTCCACTCTTTAGAGTACGTAATAAAAAGGAAACAAGGTATTGCTACACGCCAGAAGAACGTGCAGCAGCATTAGCAGAATTAGGTAAAAATCCTGAGATTACTCGATTTAAAGGTTTAGGTGAAATAAGCCCAGATGAGTTCAAGCATTTTATAGGTGAGGACATGCGTCTAGATCCTTTAATGTTAGATGATAACATGAGTATTGAAGATTTACTGAGATTCTACATGGGTAAAAATACACCTGATCGTCAAGAATTTATCATCGATAATTTGAAAGTAGAACTAGATATAATTGAAGAAGATACTGTGTAGTACGCTTTTGCGAAAGCGTGATAAATATGAAAATAAAATTTAAACACATAGCAATTACAGCAGCGTTTGGAATCATTGCTAACACTGTAGGCGCTTTACTTAAGATTTTACATTGGGAATTTCCTGTTTTAGGAATAAAAATAAATGGTAGCACCTTATTAATTTTAGGAACTATCTTATGGATTTTAGCGGCTATTCTATTAATGATAAAGGCTATAACTGCTAAGAATCAAGATGTTTTAAATAAATAACCGTTAACCGATAACAGTTAACTAAATAATGAGTGAAGAAAACGAAGAATTAGAGTCTATAAATGATGGTGGAATACTAGAACCTACAGAAAGTATAACTCGTATTACGGGAATGTACAAAGAGTGGTTCCTGGATTATGCTAGCTATGTTATTCTAGAGCGTGCGGTACCAGCTATTGAAGACGGTTTTAAACCAGTTCAAAGACGTATCATGCAGTCTATGAAAGATCTAGATGATGGACGTTATAATAAGGTAGCAAATATTGTAGGTCATGCCATGCAGTATCATCCACATGGAGATGCGAGTATAAGCGATGCTATGGTGCAAATAGGGCAAAAAGACATGCTCATCGACATGCAAGGAAACTGGGGAAATATCTTTACCGGTGATCCAGCGGCTGCATCTCGTTATATAGAGGCTAGACTGTCTAAGTTTGCATTAGAAATTCTTTTTAATCCTAAAATTACCGAGTGGCAAGCTAGTTATGATGGCCGCCGTAAAGAACCAGTTAACCTACCGGTAAAGTTTCCACTATTGCTCGCACAAGGAGCAGAAGGTATTGCTGTGGGACTAAGTACTAAAGTCTTACCACACAATTTTATCGAGTTAATAGATGCATCTATAAAGCATTTACAAGGTAAACGATTTACCATATATCCAGATTTTCCAACTGGTGGAGAAATCGATATATCAAACTACAACGACGGTTTACGAGGTGGTAAAGTGCGTGTGCGTGCAAAAATGCATGCACCAGATAAAAATACTATTGTCATCACTGAAATACCGTATTCAACAAATACCAGCTCCTTGATTGACTCGATTTTGAAAGCTAATGATAAAGGTAAAATCAAAATCAAAAAAATTGAGGATAACACCGCCGCAGATGTTGAAATTATGATTCATCTTCATGCCGGTATTTCTCCAGATAAAACCATGGACGCTTTATTTGCGTTTACAAATTGTGAATCTAGTATATCTCCACTAGGCTGTGTTATTGAAGATAATAAACCACTATTTGTAGGTGTAACAGAGATGTTACGTCGCAGTGCAGATCATACTGTAGATTTATTAAAGCAAGAGTTAGAAATACAACTTGGTGAGGTAGAAGAGCAATGGCACTTTGCATCATTAGAACGTATTTTTATTGAGAACAGAATTTATCGCGATATAGAGGAAGAGGAAACCTGGGAAGGAGTTATCGCTGCTATAGATAAAGGTTTAAAACCTCATATAGGTCATTTAAAAAGAGCAATTACAGAAGATGATATTACGAGATTAACAGAAATACGTATTAAACGAATTTCAAAATTTGATATCGATAAGGCACAACAAAAAATTGATGCATTAGAAGAACGAATTGCTCAACTTAAACATCACCTAGCTCATCTAGTAGAATATGCTATTGATTATTTTACATCTCTTAAAAAGAATTACGGTGCAGGTAGAGAGCGCAAGACAGAAATTAAAACCTTTGATGATATTGTTGCTACTAAGGTAGTAATGAGAAATACAAAGTTATATGTAAATCGTGAAGAAGGTTTTGTAGGTACAGCTCTTAAAAAAGATGAGTACGTTACAGATTGTGCAGATATTGATGATATCATCGTATTTACAAGAGATGGTCAGATGATGGTTACTAAAGTAGATGCTAAAACTTTTATCGGAAAAGATATTATCCATGTCGCTGTTTTTAAAAAGAAAGACAAACGCACTATTTATAATGTCATTTATCGTGATGGTAAATCAGGACCTAGCT from Nonlabens arenilitoris harbors:
- a CDS encoding DNA gyrase/topoisomerase IV subunit A, with translation MSEENEELESINDGGILEPTESITRITGMYKEWFLDYASYVILERAVPAIEDGFKPVQRRIMQSMKDLDDGRYNKVANIVGHAMQYHPHGDASISDAMVQIGQKDMLIDMQGNWGNIFTGDPAAASRYIEARLSKFALEILFNPKITEWQASYDGRRKEPVNLPVKFPLLLAQGAEGIAVGLSTKVLPHNFIELIDASIKHLQGKRFTIYPDFPTGGEIDISNYNDGLRGGKVRVRAKMHAPDKNTIVITEIPYSTNTSSLIDSILKANDKGKIKIKKIEDNTAADVEIMIHLHAGISPDKTMDALFAFTNCESSISPLGCVIEDNKPLFVGVTEMLRRSADHTVDLLKQELEIQLGEVEEQWHFASLERIFIENRIYRDIEEEETWEGVIAAIDKGLKPHIGHLKRAITEDDITRLTEIRIKRISKFDIDKAQQKIDALEERIAQLKHHLAHLVEYAIDYFTSLKKNYGAGRERKTEIKTFDDIVATKVVMRNTKLYVNREEGFVGTALKKDEYVTDCADIDDIIVFTRDGQMMVTKVDAKTFIGKDIIHVAVFKKKDKRTIYNVIYRDGKSGPSYVKRFAVTSVTRDKAYPMGKADKGSQVHYFSANPNGEAEVVSINLRQQGSIKKIKWDLDFSDILIKGRASKGNQVTKYNIKKVELKEEGVSTLKPRKIWFDDTVQRLNVDGRGELLGEFRGEDRLLIINQKGIVKTIIPEVTARFDDDMIVLEKWSPKKPISAIYFHGEKQLFYVKRFLVENEEKEESFLPEVEGSYLEVVSTDYKPVAELVFNKPRGKEQPPNEPVDVDEFIAVKGIGAQGNQLTKSKVKQINWLDPLPFEEPQTKPANEVEVNDETVVSTTDTSKNNTTATSSNPEIKDDNAPDPDIDDSGQASLF